Proteins encoded by one window of Superficieibacter sp. HKU1:
- the potE gene encoding putrescine-ornithine antiporter, with protein sequence MSKSNKMGVVQLTILTMVNMMGSGIIMLPTKLAEVGTISIISWLVTAVGSMALAWAFAKCGMFSRKSGGMGGYAEYAFGKSGNFMANYTYGVSLLIANVAIAISAVGYGTELLGLSLSPVQIGLTTIGVLWICTVANFGGARITGQISSITVWGVIIPVVGLCLIGWFWFSPSLYAASWNPHNVPFFSAVGSSIAMTLWAFLGLESACANTDVVENPERNVPIAVLGGTLGAAVIYIVSTNVIAGIVPNMDLAHSTAPFGVAFAQMFTPGVGKIIMGLMVMSCCGSLLGWQFTIAQVFKSSADEGYFPKIFSRLSKADAPVQGMLAIVIFQSGLSLMTISPSLNSQFNVLVNLAVVTNIIPYILSMAALVIIQKVAKVDPRKAKAANVVAFIGAVYSFYALYSSGEEAMLYGAMVTFMGWTLYGLVSPRFELKNKHG encoded by the coding sequence ATGAGCAAGTCCAATAAAATGGGCGTGGTCCAGCTCACCATTTTGACGATGGTTAACATGATGGGTTCCGGGATCATTATGCTGCCAACCAAACTGGCCGAGGTGGGCACCATTTCGATTATCTCCTGGCTGGTTACCGCCGTCGGCTCCATGGCACTGGCGTGGGCCTTCGCCAAATGCGGGATGTTCAGCCGTAAATCCGGCGGGATGGGCGGCTATGCCGAGTATGCCTTCGGCAAGTCCGGCAACTTTATGGCTAACTACACCTACGGCGTGTCGCTGCTGATTGCCAACGTTGCGATTGCCATTTCGGCGGTAGGTTACGGTACTGAGCTGCTGGGATTATCCCTCAGCCCGGTGCAGATTGGTCTCACGACCATCGGCGTGCTGTGGATTTGTACGGTAGCCAATTTCGGCGGCGCGCGCATCACCGGGCAGATCAGTAGCATCACCGTCTGGGGGGTGATCATCCCGGTGGTGGGGTTGTGCCTGATTGGCTGGTTCTGGTTCAGCCCGTCACTGTACGCGGCGTCGTGGAATCCGCATAACGTGCCGTTCTTTAGCGCGGTGGGTTCTTCCATCGCCATGACGCTGTGGGCATTTCTCGGCCTGGAGTCGGCCTGTGCGAATACCGACGTGGTGGAAAATCCGGAGCGAAACGTGCCCATTGCCGTGCTCGGCGGTACGCTTGGCGCGGCGGTGATTTATATCGTTTCGACCAACGTGATTGCCGGAATTGTACCGAATATGGATCTCGCCCACTCCACCGCCCCGTTCGGCGTGGCGTTTGCGCAGATGTTTACGCCTGGCGTCGGTAAAATCATCATGGGGCTGATGGTGATGTCCTGCTGCGGCTCCCTGCTCGGCTGGCAGTTTACCATCGCCCAGGTGTTTAAATCGTCCGCTGACGAAGGCTATTTCCCGAAAATTTTCTCGCGCCTGAGCAAGGCCGACGCGCCGGTTCAGGGGATGCTGGCAATTGTCATCTTCCAGAGTGGGCTTTCGCTGATGACCATCAGCCCGTCGCTGAACAGTCAGTTTAATGTGCTGGTCAATCTGGCGGTGGTGACCAATATCATCCCGTATATCCTGTCGATGGCGGCGCTGGTGATCATTCAGAAGGTCGCGAAAGTCGATCCGCGCAAGGCAAAGGCGGCAAACGTGGTGGCATTTATCGGCGCGGTGTATAGCTTTTACGCGCTCTACTCCTCGGGGGAGGAAGCGATGCTGTACGGCGCGATGGTCACCTTTATGGGCTGGACGCTGTACGGGCTGGTGTCGCCGAGGTTTGAACTGAAGAATAAGCACGGGTAA
- the speF gene encoding ornithine decarboxylase SpeF: MSQLKIAVSRACPDCFCTQRDIVSTAETHFINVAAVVLTIDDVEAGKLDEIDATGYHLPVFIAINNDQRVPAEYLARIQGVFEYDETRNDYYGRQLEAAAQKYETQLRPPFFRALVDYVNQGNSAFDCPGHQGGEFFRRHPAGNQFVEFFGETLFRADLCNADVAMGDLLIHEGAPCTAQQHAASVYNADKTYFVLNGTSSANKVVLNALLTPGDLVLFDRNNHKSNHHGALLQAGATPVYLETARNPYGFIGGIDAHCFEERYLRELIADVAPQRARDARPFRLAVIQLGTYDGTIYNARQVVDKIGHLCDYILFDSAWVGYEQFIPMMADCSPLLLELNENDPGILVTQSVHKQQAGFSQTSQIHKKDRHIKGQPRYVPHKRLNNAFMMHASTSPFYPLFAALDINAQMHEGQCGRNMWMDCVTQGIDARKLILENCQHIRPFVPEQVDGKAWQHWPTADIACDLRFFHFVPGEHWHAFEGYADHQYFVDPCKLLLTTPGINTASGEYDAFGVPATILANFLRENGVVPEKCDLNSILFLLTPAEDMAKLQQLVALLVRFEKLLETDAPLRDVLPSLYRQYQDRYADYSLRQLCQEMHDLYARHNVKQLQKEMFRKAHFPRVSLNPQEANYAYLRGQVELVRLQDAEGRIAAEGALPYPPGVLCVVPGEIWGGAVLRYFSALEEGINLLPGFAPELQGVYIQEQDGRKQVWCNVITPEKTSATLLKGEQL; this comes from the coding sequence ATGTCTCAATTAAAAATTGCCGTTAGCCGTGCCTGCCCTGACTGTTTTTGTACTCAGCGCGATATTGTCAGTACCGCTGAAACCCATTTTATTAATGTTGCCGCCGTTGTCTTAACCATCGACGACGTAGAAGCGGGCAAACTTGATGAGATCGACGCTACCGGTTATCACCTGCCGGTGTTTATTGCCATAAATAACGATCAACGAGTGCCGGCAGAATATCTGGCACGCATTCAGGGCGTATTTGAATACGATGAAACCCGCAATGATTACTACGGTCGCCAGCTTGAAGCCGCCGCACAAAAATATGAAACGCAACTGCGTCCGCCCTTCTTCCGTGCGCTGGTAGACTACGTTAACCAGGGTAACAGCGCCTTTGACTGCCCCGGTCATCAGGGCGGTGAATTTTTCCGTCGCCATCCGGCGGGCAATCAGTTTGTCGAGTTCTTTGGCGAAACGCTGTTCCGCGCGGATCTCTGTAATGCCGATGTGGCGATGGGCGATTTATTGATCCACGAAGGCGCACCCTGCACGGCGCAACAGCACGCGGCCAGCGTCTATAACGCCGATAAAACCTATTTCGTCCTCAACGGTACCTCATCGGCCAACAAAGTGGTGCTGAATGCGTTATTAACGCCGGGGGATTTGGTGCTGTTCGACCGCAATAACCATAAATCGAACCATCATGGTGCCCTGTTGCAGGCGGGCGCAACGCCGGTGTATCTCGAAACCGCCCGTAATCCGTATGGCTTTATCGGCGGCATTGATGCCCACTGTTTTGAAGAACGCTATCTGCGCGAGCTGATCGCCGACGTCGCGCCGCAGCGCGCCCGCGACGCGCGACCGTTCCGCCTGGCGGTGATCCAGTTGGGCACCTACGACGGCACCATTTATAACGCCCGTCAGGTGGTGGATAAGATTGGTCATCTTTGCGACTACATCCTGTTCGATTCCGCGTGGGTCGGGTATGAGCAATTTATCCCGATGATGGCGGACTGCTCGCCGCTGCTGCTGGAGCTGAATGAAAACGATCCGGGTATACTGGTGACCCAATCGGTGCATAAACAGCAGGCCGGTTTCTCGCAGACGTCACAAATCCATAAAAAGGACCGCCACATTAAAGGCCAGCCGCGCTACGTTCCGCACAAACGCCTGAATAACGCTTTTATGATGCACGCCTCCACCAGCCCGTTTTATCCACTCTTTGCCGCCCTGGACATTAATGCGCAAATGCACGAGGGCCAGTGCGGACGAAATATGTGGATGGACTGCGTAACTCAGGGGATCGACGCGCGCAAGCTGATCCTCGAAAACTGTCAGCACATTCGTCCGTTCGTGCCTGAACAGGTGGATGGGAAAGCGTGGCAACACTGGCCGACCGCCGATATTGCCTGCGACCTGCGTTTCTTCCACTTTGTGCCGGGCGAACACTGGCACGCCTTTGAGGGCTACGCCGATCATCAATATTTTGTCGATCCCTGCAAACTGCTGCTGACCACGCCTGGCATTAATACCGCCAGCGGAGAGTATGACGCTTTCGGCGTACCCGCGACGATCCTCGCCAACTTCCTGCGTGAAAATGGCGTTGTGCCGGAAAAATGCGATCTCAACTCCATTTTGTTCCTGCTGACCCCGGCGGAGGACATGGCCAAGCTGCAACAGCTGGTAGCGTTGTTAGTGCGCTTTGAAAAATTGCTGGAGACCGACGCGCCGTTACGCGACGTGTTGCCGTCGCTGTATCGTCAGTATCAGGATCGCTACGCGGATTATTCTCTGCGCCAGCTTTGCCAGGAAATGCATGACCTCTACGCCCGGCATAATGTGAAGCAACTGCAAAAAGAGATGTTCCGCAAGGCGCATTTCCCGCGCGTCAGCCTGAATCCGCAGGAAGCCAATTACGCGTATCTTCGCGGTCAGGTGGAACTGGTGCGCTTACAGGATGCTGAAGGTCGCATTGCGGCAGAAGGCGCGCTCCCTTACCCGCCGGGCGTACTGTGCGTCGTGCCGGGGGAAATTTGGGGCGGCGCGGTGCTGCGTTATTTTAGCGCGCTTGAGGAAGGCATTAATCTTCTGCCGGGTTTCGCGCCGGAATTACAGGGCGTCTATATCCAGGAGCAGGATGGCCGCAAACAGGTATGGTGCAACGTCATTACGCCGGAGAAAACCTCCGCCACTCTGCTGAAAGGAGAGCAATTATGA
- the speFL gene encoding leader peptide SpeFL codes for MENNSRIMPHIRRTTHIMMFAHRNSFDFHFFNAR; via the coding sequence ATGGAAAACAATAGCCGAATTATGCCACATATCAGGCGGACAACACATATTATGATGTTTGCCCACCGCAATAGTTTTGACTTTCATTTCTTTAACGCCCGATAG
- the kdpE gene encoding two-component system response regulator KdpE has product MINVLIIEDEQAIRRFLRTALEADGLRVFEADTLQRGLLEAASRKPDLTILDLGLPDGDGIDFIREVRLWSQMPIIVLSARAEETDKIDALDAGADDYLSKPFGIGELQARLRVALRRHASGQKNEPQVKFGAMVVDLAARRILRDGEDVHLTPIEFRLLAVLLNNAGKVLTQRQLLNQVWGPNAVEHSHYLRIYMGHLRQKLEVDPARPRHLLTETGIGYRFMF; this is encoded by the coding sequence ATGATTAACGTTTTAATTATTGAAGATGAACAGGCGATTCGCCGTTTTCTGCGCACCGCGCTGGAAGCGGACGGGCTGCGCGTATTTGAGGCCGATACTTTGCAGCGCGGCCTGCTCGAAGCCGCCAGCCGTAAACCGGACCTGACCATCCTCGACCTTGGGCTGCCGGACGGCGACGGCATCGATTTTATTCGCGAAGTCCGGCTGTGGAGCCAGATGCCGATCATCGTCCTGTCGGCACGTGCTGAGGAGACCGACAAAATCGACGCCCTTGATGCGGGTGCCGACGATTATCTCAGTAAACCTTTTGGGATTGGTGAATTACAGGCTCGCCTGCGGGTAGCGCTGCGTCGCCACGCCAGCGGACAAAAAAATGAACCGCAGGTAAAGTTTGGCGCGATGGTAGTGGATCTGGCCGCACGGCGAATTTTACGTGACGGCGAAGACGTTCATCTGACGCCGATTGAATTTCGCCTGCTGGCGGTATTGCTCAATAATGCCGGAAAAGTATTAACCCAGCGTCAACTGTTAAACCAGGTGTGGGGACCTAACGCCGTTGAACATAGTCACTATTTACGCATTTATATGGGACATTTACGCCAGAAATTAGAGGTCGATCCGGCCCGCCCCCGCCATTTATTAACGGAAACGGGAATCGGCTATCGCTTTATGTTTTGA
- the kdpD gene encoding two-component system sensor histidine kinase KdpD, producing MTDEPQRPDPDRLLEQTATTHRGRLKIFFGACAGVGKTWAMLAEAQRLRAQGLDILAGVVETHGRKETAAMLDGLAVLAPRTLAHRGRKVREFDLDAALARRPALILMDELAHSNAPGSRHPRRWQDVEELLEAGIDVFTTLNVQHLESLNDVVSGVTGIQVRETVPDPVFDAADDVVLVDLPPDDLRQRLHEGKVYLAGQAERAIENFFRKGNLYALRELALRRTADRVDDQMRVWREHQGQEKVWHTRDAILLCIGHQTGSEKLVRTAARLAAKLGSVWHAVYVETPRLHRLARAQRQAILSALRLAQELGAETATLADPSEEKAVLRYAREHNLGKIVLGRQTRRRWWQGDSFAGRLARHAPDLDLMIVALDDPPATPPRASDTRSVRERWRVQFTGCAVALALCAGITLMAMQWLTAFDPTNLVMIYLLAVVLVALRYGRWPSVVATVVNVVSFDLFFIAPHGTLAVSDVQYILTFIVMLIVGLVIGNLTAGMRYQARIARYREQRTRHLYEMSRRLAVSRSTEDVANIGEQFIQSTFQARSQLLFPDAGARLMPLTPQPGITPWDEAIARWSYDRGQPAGAGTDTLPGVPYQILPLKSASRTHGLVVVEPGSLRQLMIPEQQRLLETFTLLIASALERLALTSSEQQARLASERESVRNALLAALSHDLRTPLTVLFGQAEILTLDLASEGSKHAPQASEIRQHVLNTTRLVNNLLDMARIQSGGFNLKKEWLTLEEVVGSALQSLEPGSRPIDLGLREPLTLIHVDGPLFERVLINLLENALKYAGHRAQVGLNAWMEDGQLVLEIWDSGPGIPAGQEKRIFDKFARGMKESAIPGVGLGLAICQAIVSVHGGTLTASNRPQGGACFRVTLPQDAAPRLEEFDERYD from the coding sequence ATGACCGACGAGCCGCAGCGTCCCGATCCCGATCGCCTGCTGGAACAAACTGCCACCACCCACCGGGGCAGGCTGAAGATTTTTTTTGGTGCCTGCGCGGGGGTGGGAAAAACCTGGGCGATGCTGGCGGAAGCACAGCGCCTGCGCGCTCAGGGGCTGGATATTCTGGCGGGCGTGGTGGAGACCCACGGACGTAAAGAGACGGCGGCGATGCTCGACGGGCTGGCGGTGCTGGCTCCGCGTACCCTTGCCCATCGTGGGCGCAAGGTACGGGAGTTCGATCTGGATGCGGCGCTGGCGCGGCGTCCGGCCCTGATCCTGATGGATGAACTGGCGCACAGTAATGCGCCCGGCTCGCGCCATCCCCGCCGCTGGCAGGATGTTGAGGAACTGCTTGAAGCGGGCATTGATGTCTTTACCACCCTCAATGTGCAGCATCTGGAAAGTCTTAACGACGTGGTCAGCGGCGTTACCGGCATTCAGGTGCGGGAAACCGTACCCGATCCGGTGTTCGATGCTGCCGATGATGTCGTACTGGTCGATCTCCCACCCGACGATTTACGCCAGCGTCTGCACGAGGGAAAAGTTTACCTTGCCGGGCAGGCTGAACGGGCGATCGAAAACTTCTTTCGTAAAGGTAATCTTTACGCCCTGCGCGAGCTGGCCCTGCGCCGCACCGCCGACCGTGTTGATGATCAGATGCGGGTCTGGCGGGAACATCAGGGACAGGAAAAGGTGTGGCATACCCGCGATGCCATTTTACTGTGTATCGGTCATCAGACCGGCAGCGAAAAGCTGGTGCGCACCGCCGCGCGTCTGGCGGCAAAACTCGGCAGCGTCTGGCATGCGGTATATGTCGAAACGCCGCGTCTGCACCGTCTTGCACGCGCGCAGCGCCAGGCGATCCTCAGCGCGCTGCGGCTGGCGCAGGAGCTGGGGGCGGAGACCGCGACCCTCGCCGATCCGTCAGAAGAGAAAGCGGTCCTGCGCTATGCCCGCGAGCACAATCTTGGCAAGATCGTGCTGGGACGGCAAACCCGCCGTCGCTGGTGGCAGGGCGATTCTTTTGCCGGGCGGCTGGCCCGCCACGCGCCGGATCTGGATTTAATGATTGTTGCGCTGGATGACCCTCCTGCCACGCCACCGCGCGCCAGCGATACGCGTTCTGTGCGGGAGCGCTGGCGCGTTCAGTTTACGGGCTGCGCTGTTGCGCTCGCGCTGTGCGCCGGGATCACGCTGATGGCCATGCAGTGGCTCACGGCGTTCGATCCCACTAACCTGGTGATGATTTATCTGCTGGCGGTGGTGCTGGTCGCCCTGCGCTACGGACGCTGGCCGTCGGTAGTGGCGACCGTAGTGAATGTGGTCAGCTTCGATCTGTTTTTCATTGCCCCGCATGGCACCCTCGCCGTCTCAGACGTGCAGTACATTCTGACCTTTATCGTGATGCTGATTGTCGGGCTGGTGATCGGTAATTTGACGGCGGGAATGCGCTACCAGGCGCGGATTGCCCGCTATCGCGAGCAGCGTACCCGCCATTTGTATGAGATGTCGCGGCGGCTCGCCGTCAGTCGCAGCACGGAGGATGTCGCGAACATCGGCGAGCAGTTTATACAGTCCACGTTTCAGGCCCGCAGCCAGCTGTTATTTCCCGACGCCGGGGCGCGGCTGATGCCACTGACGCCGCAGCCCGGCATCACCCCCTGGGACGAAGCGATTGCCCGCTGGAGCTACGATCGCGGGCAGCCTGCCGGGGCGGGCACCGATACCCTGCCCGGCGTGCCGTACCAAATTCTGCCGCTGAAAAGCGCCAGCCGGACGCACGGGCTGGTCGTCGTTGAGCCGGGCAGTCTGCGCCAGTTGATGATCCCGGAACAACAGCGGCTGCTGGAAACCTTTACGCTGCTGATTGCCAGCGCGCTGGAACGTCTGGCGTTGACCTCCAGTGAGCAACAGGCGCGACTGGCGAGCGAACGTGAAAGCGTGCGTAATGCCCTGCTTGCGGCACTTTCGCACGATTTACGTACGCCGCTGACGGTACTGTTTGGTCAGGCGGAAATTCTGACCCTCGATCTGGCCAGTGAGGGGTCGAAGCATGCGCCGCAAGCCAGTGAAATTCGCCAGCACGTACTGAACACCACGCGGCTGGTCAATAACCTGCTGGATATGGCGCGTATCCAGTCGGGCGGCTTTAACCTTAAAAAAGAGTGGCTGACGCTGGAGGAAGTCGTCGGCAGCGCGCTACAGAGCCTTGAGCCAGGCAGCCGTCCCATCGACCTGGGGCTTCGTGAGCCGTTGACGCTTATCCATGTTGACGGTCCGCTGTTTGAGCGGGTGCTGATCAATTTACTGGAAAACGCCCTTAAATATGCCGGACACCGGGCACAGGTCGGGCTTAACGCCTGGATGGAGGATGGACAACTGGTGCTGGAAATCTGGGATAGCGGGCCGGGCATTCCTGCCGGGCAGGAAAAGCGTATTTTCGATAAGTTTGCCCGCGGCATGAAAGAGTCAGCCATTCCGGGCGTGGGATTAGGGCTGGCGATTTGTCAGGCCATCGTCAGCGTTCACGGCGGTACGCTTACCGCCAGTAACCGTCCGCAGGGGGGAGCCTGTTTTCGTGTTACGCTACCGCAGGATGCGGCACCCCGGCTTGAGGAATTTGATGAGCGCTATGATTAA
- the kdpC gene encoding potassium-transporting ATPase subunit KdpC, which yields MSLLRPAFSLMLLLTVLTGGVYPLLTTALGQWWFSDRANGSLIKGENGVRGSSLIGQNFTRPDYFHGRPSATADSPYNAGASGGSNLAVSNPAQDSAIAERVKSLRAENPDAAGAVPTELVTASASGLDNNLTPQAVRWQLPRVAKARQLSVEQIAPLIDQATQKPLFSFLGQPVVNIVELNIALDEVKDNK from the coding sequence ATGTCTCTGTTACGTCCTGCGTTTTCGTTGATGTTGTTGTTAACCGTGCTGACCGGCGGCGTATATCCGCTACTGACCACCGCGCTGGGTCAATGGTGGTTTAGCGACCGTGCTAACGGCTCGCTTATTAAGGGTGAAAACGGCGTGCGCGGCTCTTCTCTGATCGGCCAGAATTTTACCCGGCCTGATTATTTTCACGGTCGCCCGTCGGCAACGGCGGACAGTCCCTATAACGCCGGAGCGTCCGGCGGCAGTAATCTTGCGGTAAGCAATCCGGCGCAGGACAGCGCTATTGCTGAACGGGTTAAATCGCTGCGGGCGGAAAACCCGGACGCGGCTGGCGCGGTACCGACCGAATTGGTCACCGCCTCCGCCAGCGGTCTGGATAATAACCTCACGCCGCAGGCCGTCCGTTGGCAGCTGCCGCGCGTGGCTAAAGCGCGTCAGTTATCGGTTGAACAGATCGCACCGCTGATTGACCAGGCCACGCAAAAACCGCTGTTCAGCTTTCTCGGTCAACCTGTGGTAAATATTGTTGAGCTGAATATTGCCCTCGATGAGGTAAAGGATAATAAATGA
- the kdpB gene encoding potassium-transporting ATPase subunit KdpB, translated as MNRKKQALFEPALMRQAAVASLKKLSPHVQLRNPVMFIVWVGSVLTSGLAIAMLMGQLAGDWRFTAAISLWLWFTVLFANVAEAMAEGRSKAQASSLKGVQKTAFAWKLHGPTHDADGERVPAASLRKGDIVRVEAGDIIPCDGEVIEGGASVDESAITGESAPVIRESGGDFASVTGGTRILSDWLVIECSVNPGETFLDRMIAMVEGAQRRKTPNEIALTILLIALTIVFLLATATLWPFSAYAGEPVSVTALIALLVCLIPTTIGGLLSAIGIAGMSRMLGANVIATSGRAVEAAGDVDVLLLDKTGTITLGNRQASAFIPAQGVEEKTLADAAQLSSLADETPEGRSIVVLAKQRFNLRERDIQSLHATFIPFTAQTRMSGINVDDRAIRKGSVDAIRRHVESNGGQFPADVERSVEEVARQGATPLVVAEGSRVLGVIALKDIVKGGIKARFARLREMGIKTVMITGDNSLTAAAIAAEAGVDDFLAEATPEAKLALIRQYQAEGRLVAMTGDGTNDAPALAQADVAVAMNSGTQAAKEAGNMVDLDSNPTKLIEVVHIGKQMLMTRGSLTTFSLANDVAKYFAIIPAAFVATWPQIGVLNIMHLHSPSSAILSAVMFNALIIVFLIPLALRGVSYKPLSASAMLRRNLWIYGLGGLIVPFVGIKLIDILLTLLGLA; from the coding sequence ATGAATCGCAAAAAACAGGCGTTATTCGAACCTGCGCTGATGCGGCAAGCCGCTGTAGCATCGCTAAAAAAATTAAGTCCGCACGTTCAGCTTCGCAACCCGGTCATGTTTATCGTCTGGGTGGGCAGCGTCCTCACCTCCGGACTCGCTATCGCCATGCTGATGGGCCAGTTAGCGGGCGACTGGCGCTTCACCGCCGCCATTAGCCTGTGGCTGTGGTTTACGGTGCTGTTCGCCAACGTAGCAGAAGCGATGGCTGAAGGACGCAGTAAAGCCCAGGCCAGCAGCCTGAAAGGAGTACAGAAAACGGCATTTGCCTGGAAACTTCACGGCCCAACGCATGATGCCGACGGTGAACGCGTTCCGGCCGCCAGTCTGCGTAAAGGCGATATCGTGCGGGTCGAAGCCGGTGACATCATCCCCTGCGATGGCGAAGTGATTGAAGGCGGCGCGTCGGTGGATGAAAGCGCGATCACTGGCGAATCCGCACCGGTGATCCGCGAATCCGGCGGCGATTTTGCATCGGTCACCGGCGGGACGCGCATCCTCTCCGACTGGCTGGTGATCGAATGCAGCGTCAATCCGGGCGAAACCTTTCTGGATCGGATGATTGCGATGGTGGAAGGCGCGCAGCGACGTAAAACCCCCAACGAGATTGCGCTGACTATTTTACTGATCGCCCTGACCATCGTGTTCCTGCTGGCGACCGCGACACTGTGGCCTTTCTCAGCATATGCAGGCGAACCGGTGAGCGTGACCGCGCTGATTGCCCTGCTGGTGTGTCTGATCCCGACCACCATCGGCGGCCTGCTTTCGGCCATCGGCATCGCCGGGATGAGCCGGATGCTGGGCGCCAATGTCATCGCCACCAGCGGACGCGCGGTAGAAGCGGCGGGCGACGTGGATGTTCTGCTGCTGGACAAAACCGGGACGATCACGCTCGGCAACCGTCAGGCATCGGCGTTTATTCCTGCGCAGGGCGTGGAGGAGAAAACGCTGGCTGACGCGGCGCAGCTCAGCTCGCTGGCCGATGAAACCCCGGAAGGCCGCAGTATTGTGGTGCTGGCAAAGCAGCGCTTCAACCTGCGCGAGCGCGATATCCAGTCGCTGCACGCCACCTTTATTCCGTTTACGGCCCAGACCAGAATGAGCGGGATTAACGTCGATGACCGTGCGATCCGCAAAGGTTCAGTGGATGCTATTCGCCGCCATGTGGAAAGCAATGGCGGACAGTTTCCGGCAGACGTTGAGCGCAGCGTTGAAGAGGTCGCCCGTCAGGGGGCCACGCCGCTGGTGGTGGCGGAAGGTTCGCGGGTACTGGGGGTCATCGCGTTGAAAGACATCGTTAAAGGCGGCATTAAAGCGCGTTTTGCCCGCCTGCGGGAGATGGGGATCAAGACGGTGATGATCACCGGTGATAACAGCCTGACCGCCGCCGCTATTGCAGCCGAAGCCGGGGTGGATGATTTCCTCGCGGAAGCCACGCCGGAGGCGAAGCTGGCCTTGATCCGCCAGTATCAGGCAGAAGGTCGTCTGGTTGCCATGACCGGGGACGGCACCAACGATGCCCCGGCGCTGGCCCAGGCTGACGTCGCGGTCGCGATGAACTCCGGCACCCAGGCGGCAAAAGAGGCAGGCAATATGGTGGATCTCGATTCCAATCCCACCAAACTGATTGAAGTGGTGCATATCGGTAAACAGATGCTGATGACCCGCGGTTCGTTGACCACGTTTAGCCTGGCCAACGATGTGGCGAAGTATTTTGCCATTATCCCGGCGGCCTTCGTTGCCACCTGGCCGCAGATTGGCGTGCTGAATATTATGCATCTGCACTCCCCCTCCTCCGCCATCCTCAGCGCGGTGATGTTTAACGCGCTGATTATTGTCTTTCTGATCCCGCTGGCGCTGCGTGGCGTCAGTTATAAGCCGCTGTCCGCCTCTGCCATGCTGCGGCGTAATTTATGGATCTACGGTCTGGGCGGTCTGATTGTGCCTTTTGTCGGCATTAAGCTTATTGATATATTGCTGACCCTGCTGGGTCTGGCGTGA